From Candidatus Eisenbacteria bacterium:
CGATGACGGCCACCTTGCGCTCGGCCATGAGCGGCCGGAGCGTCAGCCAGCGCGTCACTTCGCGCGCCTGCTCGGTGCGGATGTCACGCCGCCCCTCTTCGCGCCGCACCATGACGAGGTCTGGATGGGTCTCGGCGGCGACGCGCGTGCACTGGTTGCAGCGCCCGCAGGCGTCGCCGTTCGCCGGCGCTTCGCACAGAAGCCCCGCCGCGAACGCCGCAGCGACCGTGCGCTTGCCGATGCCGGGCGGGCCCGAGAGGAGGTAGGCGTGCGCGGGCCGGTTCGATGCGACCGACGCACGGAGCTGCTGCAGCACGCGCTCGTGCCCGACGATGTGGGAGAAGCGACCCGCCTCCGATGGCCGTCGCGCGCTCACGCGCGCTCCGGTGAGAGCGGGTGCGCGGGGCGCACCCGCCGGACGGCCGTCGCGCGCTCACGCGCGCTCCAGGCGGCGGTCGGTTTCGGTGGCGATCTGGTGGTCGACGGAGCGGGCGTCGGCGGTCGAGTCGACGACGACGATGCGGTCGGGCTCCGCCGCGGCCAGGTGGCGGAAGCCGTCGCGGATGCGTTCGTGGAAGCGGGCCGCCTCGCGCTCGAAGCGGTCGCCGGGTGTG
This genomic window contains:
- a CDS encoding DNA polymerase III subunit delta'; the encoded protein is MSARRPSEAGRFSHIVGHERVLQQLRASVASNRPAHAYLLSGPPGIGKRTVAAAFAAGLLCEAPANGDACGRCNQCTRVAAETHPDLVMVRREEGRRDIRTEQAREVTRWLTLRPLMAERKVAVI